One region of Candidatus Thorarchaeota archaeon genomic DNA includes:
- the cmr4 gene encoding type III-B CRISPR module RAMP protein Cmr4 translates to MNRIGALLGLIAETPVHCGTGQSIGGIDLPVQREGHTGLPTIPGSSLKGALRENCAAEDAKVLYGSELGTDEHFAGALTLTDCRLMALPVRCSSRLFVWVTSAYMIHRLERDLSMIGIKLGASIEDLDSNTVFATIESTLTGKTLLEDVLLDVKKDGRVSRLASVMSQLVCKTEVHGNLMAKLLKDLVVVSDSTMSHLSRFATIITARNQLEDRTKRSNNLWYAEAVPTDSLFYSIVMAGASRDESKKEPKDVMGLFSQAISKGYVQLGGNETIGAGWMSAKLLQEQDLSIIAKSGV, encoded by the coding sequence ATGAATAGAATTGGTGCACTGTTGGGATTGATTGCTGAAACACCCGTTCACTGCGGAACGGGACAGAGTATCGGTGGAATAGACTTGCCAGTCCAAAGAGAAGGTCACACAGGTCTGCCCACCATTCCGGGCTCAAGCTTGAAGGGAGCCCTCAGAGAGAACTGCGCGGCAGAAGATGCTAAGGTGCTATACGGCTCAGAACTTGGCACGGATGAGCACTTCGCTGGCGCCCTGACACTGACTGACTGTCGGCTCATGGCACTCCCTGTGAGATGCTCCTCGAGGCTTTTCGTGTGGGTCACATCAGCGTACATGATTCACCGATTGGAACGAGACCTCAGCATGATTGGCATCAAACTCGGGGCCAGCATCGAAGACCTCGATAGCAATACCGTGTTTGCCACCATAGAGTCAACTCTCACAGGTAAGACTCTTCTCGAGGATGTGCTCTTGGACGTGAAGAAGGACGGTCGTGTGTCCCGCCTAGCAAGCGTCATGTCGCAGCTTGTATGCAAGACGGAAGTGCATGGCAACCTGATGGCCAAACTACTCAAGGACCTGGTTGTTGTCAGCGACAGCACAATGTCGCATCTCTCTCGCTTTGCAACCATCATTACTGCAAGAAATCAGCTGGAAGACAGGACAAAGCGGAGCAACAACCTATGGTATGCTGAGGCGGTTCCAACCGACTCCCTGTTCTATAGCATCGTGATGGCAGGAGCCAGTCGGGACGAGAGCAAGAAGGAACCGAAAGATGTCATGGGACTCTTCAGTCAGGCCATCTCAAAGGGGTATGTTCAACTCGGCGGCAATGAAACAATCGGTGCTGGCTGGATGTCTGCAAAGCTGTTGCAGGAGCAGGACCTCTCAATCATAGCGAAGAGCGGAGTGTGA
- the cas10 gene encoding type III-B CRISPR-associated protein Cas10/Cmr2, producing the protein MSNESLYISFGPVQSYVSEARTTRDLWAGSSLLALLAESALRAAAGAGAEPVSPLLPSSSPDSPLSGHASVPNVMQLDCKSLDPQTVASVMIDRWNSLWRGVCDEARQLLERASPQFNNYARSIWDRQQNGLWYCVWVTGAYDNLRARKSIRQFNTSPEQGWKCSVCGSRQAIALNEGTRRDMKDFWQGISTTLPSRVRVREEERLCAICFTKRALSELVSKGKPKELSRLQAESFPSTVDFAAVTWLKEVVHSHDTATIHAAKRMLESLRACKANRVKALTISLGWGVLAPDLQHLLDFSSDYYYSASYATRRLQDHEDADRKTLRNSQKALQEAAKKAGILGPSSYCAVLLMDGDNMGKILSENERHKSDISKALNDFADTTHSIVESMSGQVVYAGGDDLLAFLPLGTVLDAALELRIAYASAMSSIGFQNIRPTISAGITLANTTAPLRQVVTHTHHLLDDVAKEHRDAQTKTMKDAFAVQVWNRSGPGIRLVRRWDSTGNISCIKTLRGLIDAAQGRSAPPLTSGFLYKTSELFEEFGGGTGVIESLLFAEYFASRTEGVKKLKETEQGRAAVRELIDRLLKASRREDLTNQEYDKNTPLMIRFMASGGVNE; encoded by the coding sequence GTGAGCAACGAGTCACTCTACATCTCATTTGGACCAGTTCAGTCTTATGTGAGCGAGGCACGTACGACACGCGACCTGTGGGCAGGTTCATCATTGTTGGCATTGCTTGCGGAGAGTGCTCTGAGGGCAGCCGCCGGCGCCGGGGCCGAACCGGTATCTCCGTTATTGCCCTCGAGTTCTCCGGACTCGCCCTTGAGTGGACATGCCTCTGTTCCCAATGTCATGCAGCTGGATTGCAAGTCTTTGGACCCACAGACAGTAGCCTCAGTAATGATTGACAGGTGGAACTCACTATGGCGAGGAGTATGTGACGAAGCCCGTCAGCTATTGGAGCGGGCATCACCTCAGTTTAACAACTATGCAAGATCCATATGGGATAGGCAGCAGAACGGACTCTGGTACTGCGTCTGGGTGACAGGGGCATATGACAATCTAAGGGCTCGCAAGAGCATACGTCAGTTCAACACAAGTCCGGAGCAGGGTTGGAAGTGTTCAGTCTGCGGAAGTCGTCAGGCAATAGCATTGAACGAAGGCACTAGGAGAGATATGAAGGACTTTTGGCAGGGAATCAGTACAACACTGCCTAGTCGAGTGCGAGTCAGGGAGGAAGAGAGGCTGTGTGCAATCTGCTTCACGAAGAGGGCCCTCTCCGAGCTTGTCAGCAAGGGTAAACCCAAAGAACTGTCTCGTTTGCAGGCCGAATCATTCCCCTCGACGGTGGACTTCGCCGCAGTGACTTGGTTGAAGGAAGTTGTCCACTCACACGACACGGCAACCATTCATGCAGCCAAGAGAATGCTGGAGTCGCTTCGAGCATGCAAGGCAAACCGAGTGAAGGCACTGACCATATCACTTGGGTGGGGGGTTCTGGCGCCTGATCTGCAACACCTGCTAGACTTCAGCTCAGACTACTACTATTCGGCGAGCTATGCCACACGGCGCTTACAAGACCATGAGGATGCCGACAGAAAAACTCTGAGAAACTCTCAGAAAGCACTTCAAGAAGCGGCGAAGAAAGCGGGAATACTGGGCCCCTCCAGTTACTGCGCGGTACTACTCATGGATGGCGACAACATGGGGAAAATTCTCTCAGAGAATGAACGGCACAAGAGTGATATCAGCAAGGCACTGAACGACTTCGCTGACACAACTCATAGTATTGTCGAGTCTATGAGTGGACAGGTCGTATACGCGGGTGGAGACGATCTGCTCGCGTTCTTGCCTCTTGGCACCGTTCTTGACGCAGCACTCGAGCTGAGAATTGCATATGCTAGCGCCATGAGTAGCATCGGTTTCCAGAACATCCGACCAACGATAAGCGCTGGCATTACTCTCGCAAATACCACCGCGCCCCTCAGGCAGGTCGTCACTCATACGCATCACCTCCTTGATGATGTGGCCAAAGAGCACAGAGATGCTCAGACCAAGACGATGAAAGACGCTTTTGCAGTTCAGGTCTGGAATCGTTCAGGACCGGGCATTCGGCTGGTAAGGAGATGGGACTCCACAGGAAACATCTCCTGCATAAAGACATTGAGAGGACTGATTGATGCAGCCCAAGGTAGGAGTGCACCGCCACTAACAAGCGGGTTTCTCTACAAGACTTCAGAACTCTTTGAGGAGTTTGGCGGCGGTACTGGAGTCATTGAGAGTCTCCTCTTTGCTGAGTATTTCGCGTCACGGACGGAAGGCGTGAAGAAGCTCAAAGAGACAGAACAGGGTAGGGCAGCCGTCCGCGAACTCATAGACCGCCTTCTGAAAGCATCAAGGAGAGAGGATCTAACGAATCAAGAGTACGACAAGAACACGCCACTCATGATAAGGTTCATGGCAAGCGGAGGTGTCAACGAATGA
- a CDS encoding DUF790 family protein: MLPTSLLLVRRSADRIQPLFLETTAETSELAEQVKKVFASSIGKSKRDIREHLHRLEEDTDWDFRVVRGLGSVFERRCVFEQVAPVSPMTARETVFMTSASQGLPTNSEARAMVLQRAAQALHVTVEDLESSLYADLDDNLYLSAVNALPATRLIGDYNVSLLQTLLFRASRLDLTTDNWKGVFRALRGLGLMYTATRRDDAYSVTVEGPLSVVRQTTRYGARFARLVPSVIASEKWSIEAEISDGPRGGRTRHLRLDSQTHGQYLPRDISDHVESFDSDVEQDFANRFRRLDTGWELVREPGPLQAGEAVMLPDFVFRRHGVEVYLEIVGFWTPEYLARKWEKVRHLEGVDIILAVDEANICDELASLPQHVSVVLYKREVPLAPVLARLRERDEQIRREHTSRLSAIPIEIRVPSITVDALARELDVDPDALREHLRGKELADHVLAVDTIVAKSVLSCVSAKMTERMRRGPLTVADAFELVKECGGVSPERILNHLGYIADWSSLDMSEALIVKVDQ; encoded by the coding sequence ATGCTTCCGACAAGTCTCCTTCTGGTGAGGCGTTCGGCAGACCGTATCCAGCCCCTGTTTCTGGAGACCACAGCGGAGACCAGTGAGTTGGCGGAGCAGGTGAAAAAGGTCTTCGCCAGTAGCATAGGGAAGAGCAAGAGAGACATAAGAGAGCATCTTCACAGGCTGGAAGAGGACACAGACTGGGACTTTCGGGTCGTTCGGGGTCTGGGCTCAGTGTTCGAGCGCAGGTGCGTGTTTGAACAGGTCGCACCTGTAAGTCCTATGACCGCCAGAGAGACGGTCTTCATGACCTCTGCATCGCAAGGACTTCCCACGAACAGTGAGGCGCGCGCAATGGTTCTTCAACGGGCCGCGCAGGCGCTTCATGTCACGGTGGAGGACCTTGAGAGCAGTCTGTACGCCGATCTGGATGACAACTTGTACCTCAGCGCCGTCAACGCGCTGCCCGCGACCAGACTGATTGGCGACTACAATGTGAGTCTTCTTCAGACGCTGCTGTTCAGAGCCTCACGCCTCGACCTGACGACCGACAACTGGAAGGGCGTCTTCCGGGCGCTTCGCGGTCTCGGTCTGATGTACACTGCCACGAGGAGGGATGATGCATACTCTGTGACTGTGGAGGGGCCTCTATCTGTGGTCAGGCAGACCACTAGATATGGGGCAAGGTTTGCCCGACTGGTCCCAAGTGTCATCGCCTCGGAGAAGTGGTCAATCGAGGCGGAGATCTCTGATGGACCAAGGGGAGGCCGCACACGGCATCTCAGACTTGACAGTCAGACGCACGGTCAGTACCTGCCCAGAGACATATCGGACCATGTCGAGTCATTTGACAGTGATGTGGAGCAGGACTTTGCGAACAGGTTCAGGAGGCTGGACACTGGCTGGGAGCTGGTTCGGGAGCCCGGCCCACTGCAGGCGGGCGAAGCGGTCATGCTTCCTGACTTCGTCTTCCGAAGACACGGTGTGGAGGTCTATCTTGAGATTGTGGGTTTCTGGACGCCGGAGTACCTGGCCCGCAAGTGGGAGAAAGTGAGGCATCTGGAGGGAGTGGACATCATTCTTGCAGTCGACGAGGCAAACATCTGCGACGAGCTCGCCAGCCTTCCCCAGCATGTCAGTGTCGTGCTCTACAAGAGGGAGGTGCCGCTCGCTCCGGTCCTAGCACGCCTTCGAGAGAGGGACGAGCAGATCAGGAGAGAGCATACATCACGACTCTCAGCCATACCCATAGAGATTCGAGTCCCATCGATAACTGTGGACGCTCTGGCAAGAGAACTGGATGTGGACCCCGATGCCCTTCGCGAACACCTTCGGGGCAAGGAACTGGCAGACCATGTGCTGGCTGTGGATACTATAGTGGCAAAGAGTGTCCTGAGCTGTGTGTCTGCAAAGATGACTGAGCGTATGAGGAGAGGACCACTGACCGTGGCGGATGCGTTCGAACTCGTCAAGGAATGTGGAGGGGTGAGTCCCGAGAGAATACTCAATCACCTCGGCTACATCGCGGACTGGTCCAGCCTAGACATGAGTGAGGCGCTCATCGTGAAGGTAGACCAGTGA
- the cmr6 gene encoding type III-B CRISPR module RAMP protein Cmr6 yields the protein MTYKNKPPPKKDTPKPQSQPKKDTSGTTIPFYQSDVGSMLGKDSNPSLVFDRFPDFWTRGDYQSTPTLEFLKRIVRLVSENREIDSMLQHTNERRRRLVSAMGGRSFCLKTQWRFVTGLGLPHPSEIGFRWNPHLSVPVIPGSSIKGALRSWMRDFENRPEAADTLLGKDGVGQVTILDALPSRKPKMEVDIINPHYAEYYSDPEKAIPGDYYSPIPVFFLATAPETEFLFHIMPVTGYAPSLDDVEREMRDAFRSIGLGAKGNSGYGRFI from the coding sequence GTGACCTACAAGAACAAACCACCACCGAAGAAAGACACTCCCAAGCCTCAATCCCAGCCAAAGAAGGACACTTCCGGGACGACAATCCCGTTCTACCAGTCAGATGTAGGTAGTATGCTCGGGAAGGACTCCAACCCGAGCCTTGTGTTCGATAGGTTTCCTGACTTCTGGACCCGTGGCGACTACCAGAGTACACCCACCCTCGAATTCCTCAAACGGATTGTGAGGCTTGTGAGCGAGAACAGAGAGATTGACAGTATGCTCCAACACACTAACGAACGAAGGAGGCGGCTAGTTTCTGCGATGGGGGGCAGGTCGTTTTGCCTGAAGACCCAGTGGAGGTTTGTCACAGGATTGGGACTGCCTCATCCAAGTGAGATTGGTTTTCGCTGGAACCCGCATCTCTCTGTACCGGTGATTCCGGGGTCTTCAATCAAAGGCGCACTGCGTTCGTGGATGCGCGACTTCGAGAATAGACCAGAGGCAGCTGATACGCTTCTGGGCAAGGATGGCGTCGGACAAGTCACAATACTTGATGCACTACCCAGCAGAAAACCCAAGATGGAGGTGGACATCATCAACCCGCACTACGCCGAGTACTACTCAGATCCCGAAAAGGCGATTCCGGGGGACTATTACTCTCCGATTCCAGTGTTCTTCTTGGCGACCGCTCCAGAGACAGAGTTCTTGTTTCACATCATGCCCGTGACTGGCTATGCACCTAGTCTTGATGATGTGGAGAGAGAGATGCGCGATGCGTTCAGGTCCATCGGACTTGGAGCGAAAGGCAACAGTGGCTATGGCAGATTCATCTAG
- a CDS encoding CRISPR-associated DxTHG motif protein, translating into MGRPERLLVTFLGTGNYDTTEYYLYPNQRNRFETNMTCAAIAHLAHPFDRIVAVTTEQSCTRLPLLRESLGQDASHLSSLTIGEPKEEKDLLDSIQTVVDILRPTDDSRVDVTLDITHAFRHMPLVFLTALNYLDCFGNAVLARVLYAQFQKGIPQTPIIDVTPSLTLVRWSQAMRTFLDTGRMDHLVELAQHYKKGLEFSDAGARKLSELIKYLRALAHPIGHALPIEIGRCVASLLSQIREVADDEIIAPLFAETLRKIGTELSPLQIEYSSAKSDVQLTEQELRRQLSVVEWFKGRNRIGDALLLLREYIVNVMLLDMSPREWLDLKARSQAEYRLSALTRLRSLEELEGLLSEDQRVLADKWNKLTQLRNRYAHAGFGVTSVQASSDRTELDELLDYCHQLHPIDLRPEAQHHRLLVSPLGLARGVLFSAIRLTEPDHVIVIASSESSPAVDDVMVHASFDRNGVQVLELTDTYIGFDEIPRIVERCRPTVALSEEVVCNVTGGTTLMGEVSRAVGNEASRLGVDTVFVALVDRRPAEVQRSNPYVVGQRVELSSHLHRHPTEASINTAGGSSQTTEE; encoded by the coding sequence GTGGGCAGACCAGAACGCTTGTTGGTGACATTCCTCGGCACTGGCAACTACGATACTACTGAGTATTATCTGTACCCTAACCAGAGAAACCGCTTCGAAACCAATATGACCTGTGCAGCCATCGCACACTTGGCGCACCCGTTCGACAGGATTGTTGCAGTCACGACGGAGCAGAGCTGTACACGCTTGCCTCTGCTGAGAGAGAGCCTAGGGCAGGACGCTTCACATCTCAGTAGTCTTACCATTGGGGAGCCCAAGGAGGAGAAGGACCTGCTCGATTCCATACAGACTGTGGTCGATATTTTGAGGCCAACAGATGATAGTAGAGTAGATGTGACACTGGACATCACCCATGCTTTCCGTCACATGCCCCTTGTCTTCCTCACAGCTCTAAACTATCTCGACTGCTTCGGGAATGCAGTGCTCGCCCGAGTACTGTATGCGCAGTTCCAGAAGGGTATTCCCCAGACGCCCATAATCGATGTGACCCCATCTCTCACTCTAGTCAGATGGTCTCAGGCTATGAGGACATTTCTCGACACAGGGAGAATGGACCATCTTGTTGAGCTCGCTCAGCATTACAAGAAAGGACTGGAGTTCTCTGACGCCGGCGCAAGGAAACTGAGTGAACTGATCAAGTATCTTCGTGCCCTTGCGCATCCCATAGGTCATGCACTTCCCATCGAGATAGGACGGTGCGTCGCCTCCCTTCTCTCCCAGATACGTGAGGTCGCCGATGACGAGATCATCGCGCCGCTCTTTGCAGAAACGCTCCGCAAGATTGGGACTGAGCTGAGTCCTCTGCAAATTGAATACTCGTCCGCAAAGAGCGATGTACAGCTGACAGAGCAGGAACTTCGACGACAGCTCTCTGTTGTTGAGTGGTTCAAGGGGAGGAACCGAATCGGTGACGCGCTGTTGTTGCTGCGCGAATACATTGTAAATGTGATGCTTCTAGACATGAGCCCAAGAGAGTGGCTCGATTTGAAGGCGCGAAGCCAGGCGGAGTATAGACTCTCAGCACTGACACGACTCCGAAGCCTAGAGGAGCTTGAAGGACTCCTCAGTGAGGACCAACGAGTGCTGGCTGACAAGTGGAACAAGCTCACACAGCTGAGAAACAGATATGCACATGCGGGGTTTGGCGTCACCAGCGTTCAGGCATCGTCTGACAGAACTGAACTCGATGAGCTTCTGGACTACTGTCACCAGTTGCACCCGATTGACTTGAGACCTGAAGCGCAGCACCACCGACTTCTTGTCAGTCCCTTGGGACTTGCCAGAGGCGTGCTATTCTCTGCCATTCGCCTGACTGAGCCGGACCATGTGATCGTGATTGCGTCTTCTGAATCGTCACCAGCTGTTGATGATGTGATGGTTCACGCGAGCTTCGATAGAAATGGCGTGCAGGTCCTAGAACTGACGGACACATACATCGGGTTCGATGAGATCCCGCGCATCGTGGAAAGGTGCCGTCCAACGGTTGCATTGTCGGAAGAAGTTGTCTGTAATGTGACTGGAGGCACCACGCTCATGGGTGAGGTCTCAAGAGCTGTGGGGAATGAGGCCTCACGGCTTGGTGTGGACACGGTATTCGTGGCGCTCGTGGACCGACGCCCGGCAGAGGTCCAGAGAAGTAATCCCTATGTTGTTGGGCAGCGGGTGGAACTGAGTAGCCATCTCCACAGACATCCGACGGAAGCCTCCATCAACACCGCAGGAGGGTCTAGTCAGACAACAGAGGAGTGA
- a CDS encoding DEAD/DEAH box helicase translates to MTQIAVKYDRGTIVVTGIERVPFGSWDARSKCFRAEGMRYQEIVDYLKRRGVVYSDGVLDVPEVPTMRADIKLRDYQQQALEAWEELRRGVVELPTGSGKSFVALRAIADLAVPTLIVVPTIDLMNQWKRWGGEHLGVEAGMVGGGEHSVMPITIATYDSAAIHAEHLGNRFLLLVFDEVHHLPAPSFQQIAEMFVAPYRLGLTATYEREDGAHLELPRLIGGLVYRRAADDLAGKHLSPYVHERVLIDLLPAERETYDREWNTFKAYVRSSGMSMRGVADFKRFIMRTGTDPAARKALIARNRAIDTALNSEAKMQVLVDLLETYPEEKTMLFTRHNDLVYRISSRFLIPAITHQTDKEERNRILDRFRSGQYRVIVTSQVLDEGIDVPDASIAVIISGTGSSREYVQRLGRILRKREGKTARIFELVSKDTLESRMSSRRHR, encoded by the coding sequence ATGACACAGATAGCAGTAAAATATGATAGAGGAACCATAGTTGTCACCGGCATAGAGAGGGTTCCCTTTGGCAGCTGGGATGCGAGGAGCAAGTGCTTCAGGGCGGAGGGCATGCGCTATCAGGAGATAGTTGACTACCTCAAGCGTAGGGGAGTTGTGTACAGCGATGGGGTGCTCGACGTCCCTGAGGTGCCTACCATGAGGGCAGACATCAAGCTTAGAGACTATCAACAACAGGCCCTCGAAGCGTGGGAGGAGTTGAGGCGGGGTGTTGTAGAGCTGCCGACCGGGTCTGGCAAGAGCTTTGTGGCGCTCAGGGCGATAGCCGACCTAGCGGTCCCGACTCTGATAGTGGTGCCCACAATAGACCTGATGAACCAGTGGAAAAGGTGGGGGGGAGAACACCTTGGTGTAGAGGCGGGCATGGTCGGCGGTGGCGAGCACTCGGTGATGCCGATAACGATTGCCACCTATGACTCAGCTGCCATCCATGCAGAACACCTGGGCAACCGCTTCTTGCTTCTTGTGTTCGACGAGGTACACCACCTGCCGGCCCCATCGTTCCAGCAGATAGCAGAGATGTTCGTCGCACCTTACCGACTGGGACTGACAGCGACCTACGAACGTGAGGACGGTGCGCATCTGGAGTTACCGCGGCTCATTGGAGGGCTAGTGTATCGCCGGGCGGCAGACGACCTTGCAGGCAAGCATCTCTCACCATATGTTCACGAGCGAGTCCTGATTGACCTGTTGCCGGCGGAGAGAGAGACCTATGACAGGGAGTGGAACACATTCAAAGCCTATGTGAGGTCCAGTGGCATGAGCATGCGTGGCGTGGCGGACTTCAAGCGATTCATCATGCGCACGGGCACTGACCCCGCTGCACGGAAAGCGCTCATTGCAAGGAACAGGGCCATTGACACGGCACTCAACTCGGAGGCCAAGATGCAGGTCCTTGTAGACCTGCTCGAGACCTACCCGGAGGAGAAGACCATGCTGTTCACACGCCATAACGACCTGGTGTATAGGATCAGTTCCCGGTTCCTCATCCCGGCGATAACTCACCAGACGGACAAGGAGGAACGGAATCGGATACTCGACCGCTTTCGGTCCGGTCAGTACAGGGTGATTGTGACGAGCCAAGTCCTTGATGAGGGGATTGACGTACCCGACGCCTCAATAGCGGTCATCATCAGTGGCACGGGGAGCTCACGGGAGTACGTCCAGCGCTTGGGACGCATACTGCGCAAGCGGGAGGGGAAGACTGCGAGGATCTTCGAGCTTGTGTCCAAGGACACGCTGGAGTCAAGGATGAGTTCAAGAAGACACAGGTGA
- the cmr5 gene encoding type III-B CRISPR module-associated protein Cmr5, which translates to MTDLDRMEGEYALERVTFANSKDFRDRYQTLARSVPSMVLTSGLGQALAFLLADAKQAPKDVDRNSAPGCLFVDISEWLTKKIGVYSKDKDLMTSILQGTKEQYLAAQDYTLRLLQWLKRLSEAIIPKKEEGSG; encoded by the coding sequence GTGACAGACCTTGATCGCATGGAAGGTGAGTACGCTCTTGAACGCGTGACATTCGCAAACAGCAAGGATTTCCGTGACCGATATCAGACCCTCGCCAGGAGTGTTCCGTCGATGGTGCTAACAAGTGGACTCGGTCAGGCGCTAGCGTTCTTGCTTGCTGATGCCAAGCAAGCACCGAAGGATGTAGACCGCAACAGCGCACCGGGATGCCTCTTCGTGGACATATCCGAGTGGCTCACGAAGAAGATTGGAGTGTATTCCAAGGACAAGGACCTGATGACGAGCATTCTGCAGGGAACGAAGGAGCAGTACTTGGCCGCACAGGACTACACACTGAGACTGTTGCAGTGGTTGAAGAGGCTCTCTGAGGCAATTATTCCAAAGAAGGAGGAAGGCTCCGGGTGA
- the cmr1 gene encoding type III-B CRISPR module RAMP protein Cmr1 yields MTANNSFRITLRTVTPLYLGGAERQPELRTPSLRGLLRFWYRAMDPDFRKHESSIFGSGGKGGAGALSISFPDVPLKPNLYNIQTDEKESPGIKYLAYPFYMKGGDRKAVRPGSQFSVLHTIRPWADRELSDLTRKAVVAGWWAICNLGGIGNRSRRGFGSVTCVGVETDWPEASDTGVKLTPSSTKEWIDSLKNVLSKESGLFKRITSGEHSCLIQGSWILLLAQDKRKEGYNRWQQALEYIGQKYQEFRKNRKLSENAALGLPIEDRDGTKVRGVKHERSASPLIINVVCIDGHYYPVVTLLNCRVLAPDEQVHLVEKHMEKTIARPSANFVTAFHDHVKDDLLKGVEL; encoded by the coding sequence ATGACAGCGAACAACTCGTTCAGAATCACACTCAGGACTGTGACGCCACTCTATCTGGGCGGAGCAGAACGGCAACCGGAACTGAGAACACCATCGCTCAGGGGACTTCTAAGGTTCTGGTATCGTGCCATGGACCCGGACTTCCGGAAACATGAGAGCAGTATCTTCGGTTCTGGTGGGAAAGGAGGCGCAGGTGCCCTCTCGATAAGCTTTCCGGACGTGCCGTTGAAACCCAACCTCTATAACATTCAGACGGACGAAAAAGAGTCGCCTGGAATCAAGTATCTGGCTTATCCGTTCTATATGAAAGGAGGAGATAGGAAAGCCGTCAGGCCGGGTTCTCAATTCAGTGTGCTACACACCATACGACCCTGGGCCGACCGGGAGCTAAGTGATCTGACGAGGAAGGCAGTTGTTGCCGGCTGGTGGGCAATATGCAACCTCGGAGGAATCGGAAATCGGTCTCGAAGGGGGTTCGGCTCGGTCACGTGTGTCGGAGTCGAAACAGACTGGCCAGAAGCATCTGACACTGGTGTCAAGTTGACACCATCTTCCACCAAGGAATGGATAGACAGCCTGAAGAATGTCCTCTCGAAAGAGAGTGGGCTGTTCAAGCGAATCACTAGCGGTGAACACTCCTGCCTCATCCAGGGATCTTGGATACTTCTGCTAGCACAGGATAAACGCAAGGAGGGCTACAATCGGTGGCAGCAGGCATTGGAATACATTGGCCAGAAGTACCAAGAGTTTCGCAAGAACCGCAAACTCTCGGAGAATGCCGCACTGGGACTACCAATCGAGGACAGAGACGGCACTAAAGTGAGGGGTGTCAAGCATGAACGCAGCGCATCACCGCTCATAATCAACGTCGTCTGCATCGACGGCCACTACTACCCTGTCGTGACGCTTCTCAACTGCAGAGTGCTAGCGCCAGACGAACAGGTTCACTTGGTTGAGAAACACATGGAAAAGACCATCGCTAGACCGAGTGCCAACTTCGTGACTGCATTCCATGACCACGTCAAGGACGACTTGTTAAAGGGGGTCGAATTGTGA